A single genomic interval of Natronoarchaeum philippinense harbors:
- a CDS encoding carbohydrate ABC transporter permease has translation MTTETTTAADETEQTLFDQISFYRVALYAVLIGMIGFFLAPIEAGLVTSFKTIDAVTRTASYAPPGPEGFTLQKWQTAFDTLLRGLINSFIFAAPATIISALLGSMAAYGLTQIDWRGQIPILALFIAGIFIPYQAVLVPLSKIWSTYIPLSDLLWPLWAITGVSSSYGDLMALSFSHIAYGIPICMLLFRSYYKSMSDDIVEAARLDGASVRKIYQRIVLPLSKPMFAVVLIYQFTQIWNDLLFALILLTTSSNPAAPVTLILAGLGEAQQGTDFALRMAGALLTALPTLIIYILFGEEFAKGVAT, from the coding sequence ATGACTACAGAAACGACAACTGCGGCCGACGAGACGGAGCAGACGCTGTTCGACCAGATCAGCTTCTACCGCGTGGCGCTGTACGCGGTGCTGATCGGGATGATCGGGTTCTTCTTGGCCCCGATCGAGGCGGGGCTGGTCACCTCATTCAAGACGATCGACGCGGTCACGCGAACCGCTTCCTACGCCCCGCCGGGGCCGGAGGGGTTCACGCTCCAGAAGTGGCAGACTGCCTTCGACACGCTGCTTCGCGGACTGATCAACAGCTTCATCTTCGCAGCGCCGGCGACGATCATCTCGGCGCTGCTGGGTAGCATGGCAGCATACGGCCTGACCCAGATCGACTGGCGCGGTCAGATCCCGATTCTGGCCCTGTTCATCGCAGGCATCTTCATCCCCTATCAGGCGGTGCTGGTGCCGCTGTCGAAGATCTGGAGCACCTACATCCCGCTGTCGGATCTGCTGTGGCCGCTCTGGGCGATCACGGGCGTCTCGAGTTCATACGGCGATCTGATGGCGCTTTCGTTCTCCCACATCGCCTACGGCATCCCGATCTGTATGCTGCTGTTCAGATCGTACTACAAGTCGATGTCGGACGACATCGTCGAGGCGGCGCGCCTTGACGGTGCGAGCGTCCGGAAGATCTACCAGCGGATCGTCTTGCCCCTGTCGAAGCCGATGTTCGCGGTCGTCCTGATCTACCAGTTCACGCAGATCTGGAACGACCTGCTGTTTGCGCTAATCTTGCTGACCACGTCGAGCAATCCGGCGGCGCCGGTCACGCTGATTCTGGCTGGCCTCGGCGAGGCCCAACAGGGGACCGACTTCGCGCTCCGAATGGCGGGCGCGCTGCTGACTGCGCTCCCGACGCTGATCATCTACATCCTGTTCGGCGAAGAGTTCGCCAAGGGGGTAGCGACGTAA
- a CDS encoding ABC transporter ATP-binding protein translates to MADLTLDNVTKVFTDDDGSDIVAVDNVSIDIDDGEFLVLVGPSGCGKSTTLRMVAGLETITSGDIQLGDTSLTGKDPQDRDIAMVFQSYALYPHMTVRTNMSFGLQESTDLPDDEIDTRVEETAEMMGIGDLLDRKPGELSGGQQQRVALGRAIVRDPEVFLMDEPLSNLDAKLRSSMRTELQRLQEDLGVTTIYVTHDQTEAMTMADKIAILNDGKLQQVGTPLECYHEPANLFVAGFIGEPSMNFFDVERVGEKLVHDNFEYELSDETANAVAEANELVLGIRPEDIELRTEVEGVHDFETTVDVIEPMGDENNVYLTFDGASDDETFVANISGMQHVESGQPIVAHIPEVAIHVFERRSGNALRNRTLDNVEELHVQL, encoded by the coding sequence ATGGCTGATCTCACCCTCGACAACGTAACGAAAGTGTTCACCGACGACGACGGCTCGGACATCGTCGCGGTCGACAACGTGTCGATCGACATCGACGACGGCGAGTTCCTCGTGCTGGTCGGCCCCTCGGGCTGTGGCAAATCGACGACCCTGCGGATGGTCGCGGGGCTCGAAACGATCACGAGCGGCGACATCCAACTCGGCGACACGAGCCTGACCGGCAAGGACCCACAGGACCGGGACATTGCGATGGTGTTCCAGTCCTACGCGCTGTACCCGCACATGACCGTCCGGACGAACATGAGCTTCGGGCTCCAAGAGTCGACCGACCTCCCCGACGACGAGATCGACACCCGCGTCGAGGAGACCGCCGAGATGATGGGCATCGGCGACCTGCTCGATCGCAAGCCCGGCGAGCTGTCCGGCGGCCAGCAACAGCGCGTCGCGCTCGGCCGAGCGATCGTCCGGGACCCCGAAGTGTTCCTGATGGACGAGCCACTCAGCAATCTCGACGCCAAGCTCCGGTCGAGCATGCGCACGGAACTCCAGCGCCTGCAGGAGGATCTGGGCGTGACGACGATCTACGTCACCCACGACCAGACCGAAGCGATGACGATGGCCGACAAGATCGCCATCCTCAACGACGGCAAGCTCCAGCAGGTCGGCACGCCGCTGGAGTGTTACCACGAGCCGGCGAACCTGTTCGTCGCCGGGTTCATCGGCGAGCCGTCGATGAACTTCTTCGATGTCGAACGGGTCGGCGAGAAACTCGTCCACGACAACTTCGAGTACGAACTCTCCGACGAGACTGCCAATGCCGTCGCCGAGGCGAACGAGCTTGTGCTCGGGATCCGTCCCGAAGACATCGAGCTTCGGACGGAGGTAGAGGGCGTCCACGACTTCGAGACGACCGTCGACGTGATCGAACCGATGGGCGACGAGAACAACGTCTACCTGACGTTCGACGGCGCGAGCGACGACGAGACGTTCGTCGCCAACATCAGCGGGATGCAACACGTCGAGTCCGGGCAGCCGATCGTCGCGCACATTCCCGAAGTGGCGATCCACGTCTTCGAACGCAGGTCGGGTAACGCGCTACGCAATCGCACGCTCGACAACGTCGAAGAGCTCCACGTCCAGCTGTAG
- the fen gene encoding flap endonuclease-1, producing the protein MGNAALRDLAALETVAFDELDGRTVAVDAHNWLYRYLTTTVKFTADDAYTTDDGVEVANLIGIVQGLPKFFEHDLSPVFVFDGTPTDLKSDEIESRREARERREEKLEDARERGDEVAIARLDSQTQRLTETIHETSRELLELLDVPIVEAPAEGEAQAAHMARDGAVDYVGTEDYDALLFGAPVTLRQLTSSGDPERMDFEATLANHDLTWEQLVDVGILCGTDFNPGVDGVGPKTAVSLVKDHGDLWGALEAKDAHVEHADRLRSLFLDPPVDDDYAFDAEPEPDIGAARRYVCEEWGVDADEVGRGFERIEDAVAQTGLDRWT; encoded by the coding sequence ATGGGTAACGCAGCGCTCCGTGATCTCGCCGCGCTCGAAACGGTGGCGTTCGACGAGTTAGACGGGCGGACCGTCGCCGTCGACGCGCACAACTGGCTGTACCGATATCTGACGACGACGGTGAAGTTCACCGCCGACGATGCCTACACCACCGACGACGGAGTCGAGGTGGCGAACCTGATCGGGATCGTACAGGGGCTCCCGAAGTTCTTCGAGCACGACCTCTCGCCGGTGTTCGTGTTCGACGGCACCCCCACGGACCTCAAAAGCGACGAGATCGAGTCGCGCCGCGAAGCCCGCGAACGCCGGGAGGAGAAGTTAGAGGACGCGAGAGAGCGCGGCGACGAGGTCGCAATCGCGCGGCTGGACTCCCAGACCCAGCGACTGACCGAGACGATCCACGAGACCTCGCGCGAACTGCTCGAACTGCTCGACGTGCCGATCGTCGAGGCGCCGGCCGAGGGGGAAGCGCAGGCGGCACACATGGCTCGTGACGGCGCCGTCGACTACGTCGGCACGGAGGACTACGACGCCCTGCTCTTTGGCGCACCGGTGACGCTCCGCCAACTCACCAGCTCCGGCGACCCCGAACGGATGGACTTCGAGGCGACGCTGGCGAACCACGATCTGACGTGGGAGCAGCTCGTCGATGTCGGCATCCTCTGTGGGACTGACTTCAACCCCGGCGTCGACGGCGTCGGACCGAAAACGGCCGTCTCGCTGGTCAAAGACCACGGCGACCTCTGGGGCGCGCTGGAGGCCAAAGACGCTCACGTCGAGCACGCCGATCGGCTGCGCTCGCTGTTTCTCGACCCGCCGGTCGACGACGACTACGCGTTCGACGCCGAGCCCGAACCCGACATCGGCGCCGCGCGCCGGTACGTCTGTGAGGAGTGGGGCGTCGACGCCGACGAGGTCGGTCGCGGCTTCGAGCGGATCGAGGACGCCGTCGCTCAGACCGGACTCGACCGCTGGACCTGA